The DNA segment AAATGTTCCATTGCCTCTGGGACTGAGGATAATCCTATCCCGAATACAAGGGATAGACCAATTATAACTTTAGCTCTATCAGTTAATGGCTCTTGCGTCAATATGTCTATTCCTGTAAGAGTTATTTGAGAGAATATTATTAGAGATGCTCCACCAATAACACTTTGTGGAATAGTAGAGACAAGGGCACCTAGTTTTGGTATCAAACCAGCAAGAATTAAAAATATTGCTCCCACTGCCACCACAAATCTACTCATTATTTTTGTAAATGCTACCATTCCTACATTTTGACTGAAAGAGGTAGTAGGTAATCCATTAAATATAGCTGCAAAAATACTACCTAAACCATTGGAAATAACTGAGCCAGAAAGTTCCCTATCTGT comes from the Tissierellales bacterium genome and includes:
- a CDS encoding solute carrier family 23 protein — its product is TDRELSGSVISNGLGSIFAAIFNGLPTTSFSQNVGMVAFTKIMSRFVVAVGAIFLILAGLIPKLGALVSTIPQSVIGGASLIIFSQITLTGIDILTQEPLTDRAKVIIGLSLVFGIGLSSVPEAMEHFPEGVKIIFGGSGIVIACLVAMLLNVLIPESKGKSEVKKDEVKKLKEVCD